The Dyadobacter sp. 676 DNA window GCATTCGACTCTTTTCGGCTGCGGATACATTCCATCCAGTTACGCATATGTAGGGAGGTCATCGGATCAGCACCGGTGTTGGCATCCGTCGCGATCTTGTCGCCGGATTTCAGCGACATTTCAGGAAGCAGGTTGGCCTGCATACCCATTCCCCTGGCATCCTTTTCTTTCAAACCACCTTCCGGAGAAATTTTGTTGGTATCGAGGTTGATCATCCCGCCGTTCGAGAAGTAATATTCCTTCACACCGCCGGCTTCGTTATTGAAACGCGACGAGTAGATCACCTGGAAGCCTTTGGTTTTGTCCTCGAACGGGCCGTAATCGAACACGGCGCTGAATGTATCCACATTGGTACGGCCGTCTTTCCAGGTATAAATGCCGCCGTTCGCTACAACGCTCCGCGGGGCGTCGAGGCCCGAGAACCAGTGCACCGTGTCGATCTGGTGCGCCATCCACTGTCCAGGGATACCCGACGAATATGGATAGAACAACCGGAATTCGAGGTAATACCGAGGGTTCCATTCTACTTTCGGACGGTTCATCAGGAAACGGTCCCAATCGGTATCCTCCTTGCGGATCTGCGCCACGAGGTCTTTGCGGCGCCAGCGGCCTGGCTGGTTCACGTTCCAGGTCATTTCTACTGTCGTAATATCCCCGAACTTCCCTGATTTGATATACTCATAAGCGGCCCAGTAGTTGGGCGCACTGCGGCGCTGCGATCCTACCTGTACGATCTGTTTCGATGCTTCGACGGCCTTTAAAGCCACTTTCGCATCTTCCAGCGTTTCGGCAAACGGCTTTTCCACATACACGTCGCGACCGGATTTCACGGCTTCCGCACAATGCAGTGCATGCTGGAAGTCGGCAGTGCTGATGATCACCGCGTCCACGTCCTTGCGGGCCAGCAGTTCTTCGTTGTTGCGGGCTTTCACAAATTCGCTGGCCGCATATGGCTTGCCTTTGATAAATGCCTCCGCTTCGTCGCGGCGACGGTTCCAGAGGTCGGAAACACCCATAAACTCAAAGTTCAGTTCTTTGGCATGATCTCCGAAGGAAGGTGCCAGCGAGCTGCGGAAACGGTCGGAGAAACCGATGATACCTACCCTCACGCGATCATTTGCGCCCAGAATACGGCGGTAGCTTGCCGCCCCGAAAGCATTGGCGCCTGCTGCGACACCCGCAGAAGCCAGTGCTGCATTTTTAAGAAAATCCCTTCTACTGGTCATGATATTGGATTGAATAAAAGTTGACTTGATGATTGCCTATGGGTCCGATTTGCGGGCAATCGTTTCTAAATCCCGGGTACCCGCTTATCTACTGTATTTTTTTACCTTTTTTCCGGCGTTTCGGGCTATTTGATTTCCCTCACTTTCAAACTGCGGAAAAACACATTGTCGCCATGGTCCTGCAACAGCAGGTTACCTTCCTGCGACATTCCGAAACCATCGAATTTGGCGAACTTAGATCCCGCGACGAACTCCTTGAACTGCGGGGAGCCGCGCACGTATTCCACTACCTTGTATCCGTTCAGGAAATGCTGCACGGTGCCGTCTTTCTGCACCACAATACGCCCCTGATTCCATTCGCCGATTTTCTTGACCGCATTTTTCGGACGAACGGCCGGGATTACGTCGTAAAACGAAGCGATGGTTCGGTTACCGTTTTTGCCAAGTTTCGCGTCGGGATGGCGCTCGTCGTCCAGAACCTGGAATTCACAGCCGATGCCCGATTTGCCATTGGAATTGAATTTCTGGTCCACAAAATATTTGACGCCGCTGTTGGCGCCTTCGGTCAGTTTAAATTCAAACTGGAATTCGAATGCGGGGCCATACAGCTTGCGGGTAACGATGTCGTTGCCGGTCTCCGACCCGTCCGACTTGGAAATTACGATCGCGCCGTCCTGGTAGCTCCATCTTTTGGCCGGAAACTCCGTGCCGCCGTACGAGCGCCATTGGTCCACTGATTTTCCATCATACAATAATGAATAACCCTGCGCCTTTTCCGCCGCATCCAGATTGTTGGGAATGAGGTTCACGACACGGACATTCGTAGCAGGGCTCGGTTTCAGGTTCGACGTTTTGATCCGGATATTCTTCCAGCTTACCTGGGTCCCTTCCATTTCCTTGCTGCCTATTGCATGCACCTGCAAGCATATAAATCCGACCGGCGTCATGTCATCGACCACGTGCGCCACCGGCACACCATTCAAAAACGTGCGGATCGAATGGCCGATAGCCTCGATGCGGTAGTTATTCCACGCATCCCTTTTGAACGCTTTTTTACCTTCCGGGTTCAGGTCGAGCGGGTAAAGCCAGCCGCGGCGCGCCTCGTCATAAATCCCTCCCGAATAAGCGCGGTCGCTCGGATCGATTTCCACCTGGTACCCATGCACACGGCCATTCTGGTATTCCGGTTTCGACAAGCTGCGGATCTGTATTCCCGAATTCAGTTTGTTATCGACCTTTACATCCAGTTCAAGGATAAAATCTCCGTAATCTTTTT harbors:
- a CDS encoding Gfo/Idh/MocA family oxidoreductase produces the protein MTSRRDFLKNAALASAGVAAGANAFGAASYRRILGANDRVRVGIIGFSDRFRSSLAPSFGDHAKELNFEFMGVSDLWNRRRDEAEAFIKGKPYAASEFVKARNNEELLARKDVDAVIISTADFQHALHCAEAVKSGRDVYVEKPFAETLEDAKVALKAVEASKQIVQVGSQRRSAPNYWAAYEYIKSGKFGDITTVEMTWNVNQPGRWRRKDLVAQIRKEDTDWDRFLMNRPKVEWNPRYYLEFRLFYPYSSGIPGQWMAHQIDTVHWFSGLDAPRSVVANGGIYTWKDGRTNVDTFSAVFDYGPFEDKTKGFQVIYSSRFNNEAGGVKEYYFSNGGMINLDTNKISPEGGLKEKDARGMGMQANLLPEMSLKSGDKIATDANTGADPMTSLHMRNWMECIRSRKESNAPARVGFNHSVANIMATKALHSGKRVTWDPKKKEIVLS
- a CDS encoding DUF1080 domain-containing protein, with product MKKLRLPLVGLAAFLLVSPLRAQKSKDGWQKLFNGRDLSGWKQLNGQAKYEVKDGAIVGTSVMGTPNSFLTTEKDYGDFILELDVKVDNKLNSGIQIRSLSKPEYQNGRVHGYQVEIDPSDRAYSGGIYDEARRGWLYPLDLNPEGKKAFKRDAWNNYRIEAIGHSIRTFLNGVPVAHVVDDMTPVGFICLQVHAIGSKEMEGTQVSWKNIRIKTSNLKPSPATNVRVVNLIPNNLDAAEKAQGYSLLYDGKSVDQWRSYGGTEFPAKRWSYQDGAIVISKSDGSETGNDIVTRKLYGPAFEFQFEFKLTEGANSGVKYFVDQKFNSNGKSGIGCEFQVLDDERHPDAKLGKNGNRTIASFYDVIPAVRPKNAVKKIGEWNQGRIVVQKDGTVQHFLNGYKVVEYVRGSPQFKEFVAGSKFAKFDGFGMSQEGNLLLQDHGDNVFFRSLKVREIK